Part of the Vigna angularis cultivar LongXiaoDou No.4 chromosome 1, ASM1680809v1, whole genome shotgun sequence genome, AAGattagaaaagataaaaattaggTTAAAAATTCCACCTTAACGCATAGAAATTCCAGCACATCTTACCGGAATAGTTATGTCTTcaacaaaaaatcaaatttgattatgttaaacttatttttatcgacatttacatattaaacataattttagaCCACAAGGGTTCTTAATATTTACCATAAAACGAAGCTTTTGAAGACTGAGAAAACCTCCACTGTTTTAAGAAAGTATGATGTCCTCATGAATCATCTTTGCAGGAGTCACTTTCCGAGGGATTGGTGTAtatcagaaaattaatcaaaaaagacaaagaaaacgaaagagagataaaaggcataaaataagaaaatgaaagagaagTGATAAACCAGGGGAGGCACTATGCATTTATGCCattaattttcaaaccttttagCTGCAGTCATCTGACCCAGCAATTTCAAACTCAaccatttattaaattttcagaCAAAACACCATCTCAAAAGTGCTGAGCTGGGACATGAGGATTTGATTGACATTTGCATACTCTGATTTGTACCcacccagaaaaaaaaaaacaagaaattctaacaaaaaagaaaaacaaaccaGTACCCATCACCCATCAACACTCCTATATCCATTGTACAGTTTCACAAATCAAGCCTCTGTATATCGTTCAAGGCATACccagttatttaaaaaatattgaaactttAAATGATgcagaaagagagagaaaaacaggcaaaaatagaaaaaagattTAATCTTGAACTGATTCAATGACCAAATATGAGATAGCATCTCTCACCCAAAAATCCTCAgcaaacatattaaaaaaaggaaagaaaactaAGATTAGTAGCACCTAATCTAGacttatatatgtatatttacaaGAAGTTGTTGTTCAAGGGAGTGTTGAGGATTGAGGATTTGGTTTGGGTTCAGTAATAGAGCTCTAAACGCCTGGCGCAGTGGGTACAGAAGTACTTTCTCTTGATCTTGAAGCAGAGGGGCAAGAAGCAGAGCTTGGACTGGATCTCAACATCCATGGCTTGAACTTTGGCTCCACAGTAGGGACAGGAACCAGGGGCTTGTTGTCTTCCGAGttccttctcttcctcttcgCAAACGTACACGAACCACATTTTTCTCCTGCAACAGCAACAATTACTACCACCAGTTCCCTTGGGCAACTTGGACCTTAACAGAGTTTCCTTGTGGGACAGCGGAAGCAAGGGAACGTCCAAATCTAGAATTTGTAAAAGTTAAGGGCGAAGTAGTATAACGCAGCTGGCTCGGTCGGTCGTATTTATAGACAAACGGCTAAGGTTGTTTTCTTGCGGATACTGATGCTAAATCAGCTTCCCATGTTTTCCCCCTTATTAACATAGCAGAAACAGTGGGCTGAGACATCACCCCTTGCGTAACTTTTCATTCATAActtatatttatctttcttCCCTAATGCTTCTCAATTCTTTTAGAATCACgaatttacaatattttatgaCTAATGGTTGTGCATTTAGATCATGATATCATTGTGTATGATGATGAAATGTTGTTCAATGGTGTATTTGTAATGAATAGTGGACTTTGTTTTGTGTTCTCTATTAAATTAGCATTTAAGGAAATCAGTTAATGTTCCTTTTTAtcttacaataaataaataaagggagGATAATCTTTAGAGAGTTCAAAGTGAGTTTTAACTCTTAACTCAATCTGATCTAGTATcggataaattatttttagtttcttttttttgcttttaacGTGGATTGAAGTGAGTTTGGTTTACTCaattcacaaaaagaaaaattgaaagcaGATTGACTCctaatttattaataacaatattttttataaattattttaataaaatcatttattttttaattatgtagatttatcatttgattttttaaatattaaaatattgtttaagttATCTATGTTAAGACTCTGATagtcaattattatttttataatatttgacgaattagataatatatttgatttctttattataaaaatatgaattaagtcaatttatttttattatattacaataaatatataaaataaattataaaagaatatttgtaaatcaattaacatattaatttatcaatatatGATTAATTGAATTcgattataaaattttcaatttactAAAAAGGgagttaaaaaaactatttttaatgaGTCAACTCGAATGAATTAGgttgatttattttaaaccatattgtatttttataaaaaagaataaaggaagtaaataaaaagataggaaataaaataagtgaaatttacgggtttttttttcttacgagttaaaaaaaaaggtaatgctactataattattatttttatgtttcattatatatttttttttcagcttACTaccttttaaatgtttttttacactgtttttcattaattttatatttattactcTATGATAGCACATGCATTGGTTAATAATGGCATGGTAGATGGACATCTTTGCTGGAATTAGACTTGTAGTccttttaatttctcttttcaaaaattttaggGGCTATTTCTTTAAGAAATAGATTTATTATATCTAACGTGTAGTTTTAGGTTTGacccttttttcctttttaaatgaCTTGGAGTGAACCTAGCCTAGTCAtctttttttttaggtttaatgtcaTCAGAAGtcctttttttttgtctaaaatcttaaatagatttttttttgggatatcaattgggtcctttttattgttaatttgattcaattagaggtctgccgtcaaattcaACAGATGGTCGTTTAATAATTGGTAACGTGGCATGCTCACTTAAATGTATATTGACATGTggcattaaaattgatttttgttttaaaaaaaattaaggagaGAGGTGATACTAGATGGAGTGAAGGGCAAAGgtggaaaaattaaaactttttaggGCTTCTGTGAGCAGGCAAGCTTGAAACTCACAGAAGCAGCAGCTGACTTCCATCTCTTG contains:
- the LOC108322705 gene encoding uncharacterized protein LOC108322705, with product MWFVYVCEEEEKELGRQQAPGSCPYCGAKVQAMDVEIQSKLCFLPLCFKIKRKYFCTHCARRLELYY